In one window of Gossypium arboreum isolate Shixiya-1 chromosome 4, ASM2569848v2, whole genome shotgun sequence DNA:
- the LOC108459223 gene encoding 54S ribosomal protein L17, mitochondrial-like — MALRKRTDVSAELEVKLSFRWRQQYRRKYPDEFLDMSKSRGKGDCQIDYVPAPRITEADKMNDRKLLQRALDRRLYLLLYGNSNTAPSGKPVWHFPEKVYDSEETLHKLMCAESALESVLGDLFHTYLIGNAPMEHMVIQQMENVPEPFKVFQAKWFHFFFESQVVDTNKFNIWKCEEFVWVTKDEHLEYFPEQAEFFQKMIIS; from the exons CTTTCGATGGAGGCAGCAGTATCGACGCAAATATCCTGATGAATTCTTGGACATGTCTAAATCTAG GGGGAAAGGTGATTGCCAAATTGACTATGTTCCAGCTCCAAGGATCACTGAAGCTGACAAAATGAATGACAGAAA GTTATTGCAGAGAGCACTTGATAGAAGATTGTATCTTCTTCTATATGGTAACAGTAATACAGCTCCTAGCGGGAAACCTGTGTGGCATTTTCCAGAAAAAGTTTATGATTCAGAGGAGACGTTGCACAAGTTAATG TGTGCAGAATCTGCCTTAGAATCCGTACTCGGAGACCTCTTTCACACTTACTTGATCGGAAATGCTCCCATGGAGCACATGGTTATACAGCAGATGGAGAATGTGCCTGAACCATTTAAGGTATTTCAAGCAAAGTGGTT CCATTTTTTTTTCGAGTCTCAAGTGGTTGATACCAACAAGTTCAATATCTGGAAGTGCGAGGAATTCGTTTGGGTGACCAAAGATGAACACTTGGAGTATTTTCCTGAACAAGCTGAATTTTTTCAGAAGATGATTATCAGTTGA